A single region of the Vicia villosa cultivar HV-30 ecotype Madison, WI linkage group LG4, Vvil1.0, whole genome shotgun sequence genome encodes:
- the LOC131597198 gene encoding uncharacterized protein LOC131597198 — MTKVYNAIIGESSAVDWYHVLCHNIARPRAKVILWLAIQNRLPTKQRLYKLGMLQQQICELYDGEDESLDHLLFLCPQAVGIWTAMLHWMDIKDTNNLNFNWIKRKTKGKGIRMGILKVVIAEVVYSIWMYINHNIFGNMGLYSNTYSIVRNIQDVIVYRGWMKPTYREHLVNLLM, encoded by the coding sequence ATGACTAAGGTGTATAATGCTATCATAGGTGAATCTTCCGCAGTGGATTGGTACCATGTGTTGTGCCATAACATAGCGAGACCTCGAGCAAAGGTTATCCTTTGGCTGGCCATTCAGAATAGGTTACCAACGAAGCAAAGATTGTACAAGTTAGGTATGTTGCAGCAACAAATATGTGAGCTGTATGATGGAGAGGATGAGAGCTTAGATCATTTATTGTTTCTGTGCCCCCAAGCAGTGGGAATATGGACTGCAATGTTACATTGGATGGATATTAAGGACACTAATAACTTGAACTTCAACTGGATCAAGAGAAAGACTAAAGGCAAAGGTATAAGGATGGGTATCCTAAAAGTTGTGATTGCAGAGGTGGTCTACAGCATCTGGATGTACATAAACCACAATATTTTTGGCAATATGGGGCTTTATAGTAACACATATAGTATAGTTAGAAATATACAAGATGTTATAGTATATAGAGGGTGGATGAAACCCACCTATAGAGAGCATTTAGTTAATCTCCTTATGTAA